The following are encoded together in the Nitrospira sp. genome:
- the hrpB gene encoding ATP-dependent helicase HrpB, translating into MSTLPIEDVLPSIRHILAAETNAVLTAPPGSGKTTRIPLALLEAPWLSNKKLLVLEPRRLAARGAAHYMAALLQEQVGKTVGYRMRFETKVGPSTHIEVVTEGVLTRLLQQDPSLNEYGMVIFDEFHERSLQADVGLALCLETQRIFRRDLRILVMSATLDGGPVSELLGRASQVTCEGRMFPVETRYLEQPLTGRLDLAAAGVIRQALARDDGSLLVFLPGMAEIRRLERILVDAKLGSSVVIAPLHGDLPQTMQDLAIRPAGPGRRKIVLATSIAETSLTIDGVHVVIDAGRLRLPRFDPRTGLTRLETVRVTRDSAEQRRGRAGRLAPGVCYRLWTEKEHATLTAHRQPEILEADLTPLMLDLAQWGTHDPAELSWLTPPPVGSVAQAKTLLVQLGALTSAGRLTTHGQQMAELAIHPRLAHMLLRSRPLQLTDQACAMAAVLSERDLLDGAQESHTADLRLRLDLLRRPADSRGFAVRRGTVERVSRTADLWRRQLDRSKDEKVDPTSDHSQAAGVLLALAYPDRIAQRLPGEEARYRLVNGQGAQFMKPDPLAKEPFLVMADVEGGGQWARINLAAPLTGQEIESLYGDQMTTEESVKWDARLGAVRASRRRRLGAVVLAEEALSNPDQQLVTTALLRGIYEAGLRILNFTPELTQWRIRIAWLKQLEGSDSEWPDLSEEALLQTLETWLGPFVSSMTTLSAVTRLDLSAPLYAMLTYKQHKLLDLLAPTHVTVPSGSRLRLDYSPSESPVLEVRLQEMFGCQETPRVAGGTVPVMLHLLSPAKRPVQVTQDLAGFWTRAYHDVRKELRGRYPKHHWPEDPLNAAPTAKAKRRGE; encoded by the coding sequence ATGTCGACACTTCCAATAGAAGATGTCCTGCCGTCTATCCGGCACATACTCGCAGCCGAAACAAATGCGGTCCTGACCGCTCCTCCCGGCTCCGGGAAAACCACCCGCATCCCGCTTGCACTCCTGGAGGCCCCCTGGTTGTCAAATAAGAAGCTCTTAGTGCTTGAGCCTCGACGCCTGGCTGCTCGAGGCGCAGCCCATTACATGGCCGCGCTGCTGCAAGAACAAGTTGGGAAAACCGTCGGCTATCGAATGCGGTTTGAAACCAAGGTCGGACCGTCGACACACATCGAAGTGGTCACGGAAGGAGTCCTTACCCGACTCCTGCAACAGGATCCCTCACTGAACGAGTATGGCATGGTGATCTTCGACGAATTTCACGAGCGGAGTCTGCAGGCCGATGTAGGCTTGGCCCTCTGCCTGGAAACACAACGGATCTTTCGTCGAGATCTCCGTATTCTTGTGATGTCCGCCACCTTGGACGGCGGTCCGGTGAGCGAACTCTTAGGCCGTGCGTCGCAAGTCACCTGCGAAGGCCGCATGTTCCCGGTCGAAACACGATACCTTGAGCAGCCGTTGACGGGACGACTTGACCTTGCTGCGGCTGGAGTCATTCGACAAGCGCTCGCGAGGGATGATGGGAGCCTCCTGGTCTTTCTTCCCGGTATGGCTGAGATCCGACGGCTGGAGCGCATACTGGTCGATGCCAAGCTTGGTTCGTCTGTGGTGATCGCCCCGCTGCACGGTGATCTTCCGCAGACCATGCAAGACCTGGCCATTCGACCTGCTGGTCCCGGAAGAAGAAAAATCGTATTGGCGACGTCCATTGCCGAAACCAGCCTGACGATCGATGGTGTGCATGTGGTGATCGATGCAGGCCGGCTCCGTCTTCCACGATTCGACCCACGCACGGGTCTGACTCGGTTGGAGACCGTTCGCGTGACGCGAGATTCTGCCGAACAACGCCGTGGCCGTGCCGGACGACTTGCACCGGGCGTCTGCTACAGACTATGGACTGAAAAAGAGCACGCGACATTGACCGCTCATCGCCAACCAGAAATCCTCGAAGCCGATCTGACTCCGCTGATGCTCGATCTCGCCCAATGGGGCACGCACGATCCTGCAGAATTGTCCTGGCTTACTCCCCCGCCAGTCGGGTCGGTCGCTCAAGCCAAGACCTTGCTTGTGCAACTCGGGGCGCTCACGTCTGCTGGACGTCTCACGACACACGGACAGCAGATGGCCGAATTGGCCATCCACCCACGGCTGGCACACATGCTGCTCCGTTCCCGTCCGCTTCAGCTTACCGATCAGGCCTGCGCCATGGCCGCGGTGTTAAGTGAGCGCGATCTCTTGGATGGGGCACAAGAATCCCACACTGCTGATCTACGACTCAGACTGGATCTCTTACGAAGACCGGCCGATTCGCGTGGATTTGCTGTACGGCGTGGAACAGTGGAACGAGTATCGAGAACGGCAGATCTGTGGAGACGACAATTGGATAGATCAAAAGATGAGAAGGTGGATCCAACTTCCGACCATTCACAAGCGGCAGGGGTACTGCTTGCCTTAGCCTATCCTGATCGGATTGCACAACGATTGCCGGGTGAAGAAGCGAGGTACCGACTTGTCAACGGTCAAGGGGCTCAATTCATGAAACCAGATCCACTCGCCAAGGAACCCTTCCTCGTCATGGCCGATGTGGAGGGCGGAGGTCAATGGGCCAGAATCAACTTGGCAGCACCTCTCACCGGACAGGAGATCGAATCCTTGTATGGCGATCAAATGACGACTGAAGAGTCGGTGAAATGGGATGCTCGGCTTGGGGCGGTTCGAGCATCGCGTCGCCGTCGGCTTGGGGCGGTTGTACTTGCGGAAGAGGCGCTTTCAAACCCGGACCAGCAGCTCGTCACGACGGCCCTCCTCCGGGGTATTTATGAGGCCGGGCTGCGGATACTCAACTTTACGCCGGAACTGACACAATGGCGAATTCGCATCGCCTGGCTGAAACAGCTCGAAGGGTCCGATTCAGAATGGCCGGACCTTTCAGAGGAAGCGTTGTTGCAGACATTGGAGACGTGGCTCGGTCCATTTGTATCAAGCATGACTACCCTCAGCGCCGTGACCAGGCTGGATCTGAGCGCCCCATTGTACGCCATGCTCACCTACAAACAACACAAACTCCTTGATCTGCTGGCTCCGACACATGTCACGGTGCCGAGCGGTTCCCGACTTCGCCTCGATTACAGCCCGTCCGAGTCGCCGGTGCTCGAGGTTCGCTTACAAGAGATGTTCGGCTGTCAGGAGACACCACGAGTTGCCGGTGGAACCGTTCCTGTGATGCTACACCTGCTCTCACCAGCCAAACGACCGGTCCAGGTCACACAAGACCTGGCGGGATTCTGGACGAGAGCCTATCACGATGTCCGGAAGGAATTACGAGGCCGATATCCCAAGCACCATTGGCCGGAGGATCCCTTGAATGCCGCACCGACCGCAAAGGCCAAACGGCGTGGCGAATGA
- a CDS encoding DUF1232 domain-containing protein — MMKISTRFFEMLRTIGHLWADLPLLFRLLNAWKQGSYRGLSVRTVASIAVAILYVLSPVDAIPDFIPGIGLIDDAAILALLLHSLAQDLAAFRLWEQNRGSR; from the coding sequence ATGATGAAGATCTCCACCCGGTTCTTTGAAATGCTCCGCACGATCGGCCACCTGTGGGCTGACCTTCCGTTATTGTTTCGATTGCTCAACGCGTGGAAGCAAGGCAGCTACAGAGGGCTCTCGGTGCGTACCGTCGCATCAATTGCGGTAGCCATTCTCTATGTCCTGAGTCCAGTGGATGCGATACCCGACTTCATTCCGGGAATCGGACTGATCGATGATGCGGCGATACTGGCGTTGCTGCTCCATAGTCTCGCGCAAGACCTTGCCGCATTTCGTCTGTGGGAGCAGAATCGTGGGAGTCGATGA